Below is a window of Flammeovirga kamogawensis DNA.
TTTGAATCTAATATTAATGATCAATATATTAATTCTAGAAGAAAAGTTGGTGAAGTACATGCTCGTATTGGCCTGTCTCAAGAAATTTATTTAGCAGGTGTAGATCATTTTCTAGGGCTATTTGTTATTATGCTAAATGAGATAGGTTTATCACATAAAGACTTAGATAGAGCAAGACGTGCTTTAAATAAATTAGTACATATGGACATGACAATAATTGTTCAGAGTTATGAGCAAATTGTAAACCATAAACTAACGGCACAAAGTAAAACATTAATGGCAATGTCTACTCCCGTTACTCAAATTTGGGAGGGGTTATTATTATTGCCAGTCGTTGGACTTATTGATTCTAGACGTGCCCAAAATATTATGGATAATACACTTAACCATATATCTACCCATTCAGCACAAAGCTTTATTCTTGATATATCTGGGGTTGCAGTTGTAGATACTGCTGTTGCAAACCATCTTATCA
It encodes the following:
- a CDS encoding protoglobin domain-containing protein, whose product is MHENSRNATQLCELYGIQEEDIQNVKNLKSHAMERMPMMVDSWYDWLKTTPEFHEYFADPSTLNRVQKMQFGFWEQFFESNINDQYINSRRKVGEVHARIGLSQEIYLAGVDHFLGLFVIMLNEIGLSHKDLDRARRALNKLVHMDMTIIVQSYEQIVNHKLTAQSKTLMAMSTPVTQIWEGLLLLPVVGLIDSRRAQNIMDNTLNHISTHSAQSFILDISGVAVVDTAVANHLIKITKATKLMGCECIISGLSPAVAQTIVELGIDVGTIKTTANLKAAIEIAFNKLNMKIIKQ